acaaagattgtattttcctttctctgacaTTTATGAAGGAGGGTTTATCTTCCCCATTGTGGTTTATTTGTTCCCTTTGCAGAAAATGCATAGTTTCAGACTTAATCTTCACAAGCTgtgtctctccttccttctaGGACTCTATGGTATTTTATTTGAGAAACACAAGGAGGCTGCCTTTGCCAATTATCGTCTCTGGGAATCATTTGGATTTGTCATTGCCTTTGGTTATAGCACCGTATTGCAAGTCTACATCAAACTGTACATTTTATTGTCCGTGCTTGTGTTGTCTATGGTGATGTACGGAGCAGTTGAATACCTTGAAGCTAAGagctcccctgggacccctattgctacagagaaggaaaatgtagGACCCCTCACCCAAGAAAAACACATGTAATCCAACAGGGTCAGAGAGATGGAGGCAAAGCAAACTGGCCAGCTCCTACACGCCGTATCCAAGGGTGTTCCAACATGTACGGTCTCCAGAAAGGGGCTAAAGGAACAGATTTCAAGGCCAGTATAATGCAAATGTCTTAGGagtaaaaatcttttttgaCATCTCAGCTTTATAAATGAAGATTATCTGACTTCACCCTTTCATACAGATGATGAactaaatgttttctctttttttaattaataaagtCTTAATAAATGTAAACAAGACTCAAAGTCCTCACATTTTTGTATCTGTGGATATCTGTACCACAGCTTTacaataaaacatgaaaagccCACATGAGAAATCAGAAGGTGAGAGCAACGGGGGTTGCTCAGCTGATTGCAGACAATACACATCATTTCACGGAACCACTAATAATAAAGATTTATATTGTTCTTATCCTGCATTCTTTAACACTTGCTGTAAATAACACCAAGTTATAAACTGGCTATATCTACAGTTCATATCTGAACACCACAAAATCCACTAACTGCTGAGTCCCCCAACCTGTCTTAGGTCAGCAGACAACTGTTTCTGCCCATGTCATCCCTCTGTCCTAGCACTCTTTCCCTTTTGGTTTTCCCGCTTCCAGTTTTTCCCTCACCACTTACAGCAGCTTTCTCCCAAAACAGATGCCTTCTGCATGACCAAATCCTTCAGTCACGATGAACTTTCCCTACTTTCCCATCCACGGACAGATCGGTTTTCAAGATAAGCAGCCAGGGCATGTTATTTGGGGAACCCAGCCATGCAGAGGGTGCAGATAACAGTGCAAGTCATagagtgagaaggagaaaaggaggacGGGCCTATGCTGCAAGATGTCCTTGAGACCTATATGCATCTAGCAGTAGCTCAGATGAGGATTTCCCTCATCTCAACTTCTCTTTAGTTTTATACATACTATACTGTTTCCAGATTtggatttttgtggttttactGCAAGAAGAAGAGTGCTACAGTGCAATTACTGGGCAGTGTCCCTACATCTTGATGAGAAAGCACTGTACAGATATCATGATCATTACTAGTAATGACACTATGATCACATCCTCTGTGTGAGGCAGACAGCATAAGAGAAATGGAAGACAAATGCTATTCATCTCCAAGATAAGTGCTGCCCCTGGAAATAAACTACATGGCTAGTTAAGTTGCTGCATGCCATGGAGCTAACATTTGAAACTACTTCTCAGTATTAACCGTAACAGAAGGATGAGGCACCATATGGTGTGACAACATGATAGAAACCAATAATACAATTCATGcggaaaaaaatccccaaattgTTAGGGCTTTTAAATAACAGTACCTTTCATGCTACTTTACTCTCTCTCCAACATTTCTTGTTCCCAAGCACCTGGACTGCCTCCAGACTTCACCCGTGTTGCTTCATGGCTTTTCATATGATAAAATTCTTTTCCAGGTCTCATACAATTAAGTAGAGCTCATTATGTCCTGCAGAAAAGAAGGCAACAGGTGGGCTCCCTCACAGATTCACCTTTCTCTTGTGCCTTTGCCCTGTCAGCTCAAAGGCATGATGTTAATCTATTTGTTGGAAATACAAATGGCAAAACTATTGTGGCTGCAGAATCCTGAcagcctcccagctgcccagagaTTACAGGTGGATTTGctaggctgctgctgcttctcacccTGCCCTGCTTCCATCTGATATAGAAACGTGATCTGACCTCGATAACAGACAGTGAAACACACCTCCAAATCCTCCtctgtcttcccaagcaaccaCTACATGTGCTGAGGTCCTGCTTTTCTcaagatggctgaacacctgcctgccgatgggaagcagtgaatgaattccttgttttgccttGCTTGCACATGCAGTTTTGCttcacctattaaactgtctttaacttaacccatgagttttctcacttttgctcttcttattctctccctcatcccgTTGGTGGGGTGAATGAGAGAGCAATTAGGTGGGTGCTTTGTTGgtggccagggtcaacccagCACTCCTCCTTGTTTTGTATTCTGTGTGCCCAGAATTTGTCTGCAGTAAAATTCAACAATCACATCCCAGAAAATGGCTCCTCACTCCACAGATTCCAGCTGAACCTGTGAGGAGCTACCAAGGAGCAAGAAAAAGATGCTCTGACCTTGAAGAGAACCTCGGTATCACTGACACAGAGTCAGCATGGGAGACAGGACCTTGTGGCCTGTGATTTGGGGAGCTGTTTTCCACCCTTGATTTTGTCACAGAACTTTACTGTAGTCATTTCCCCAATTGTaaaataaggggaaaaacaacTCTTCCATCCCACAGGTAGCGTGAGGAAAAACTCCATTACCTTGGCAATGAAAGCCACAGCTACACATGGCGATGAAGTCAACATGCTTACTCCTGGGACAGGGTGAGGATAAAGGCGCCCATCTGTCTTGGACATGATCTAAACAGAAATTGCCATTTAGAATATCATCATGCATGGACAGTACACAGTTATAAAATGTATGTGGTTTTGTTTACTATAAAGGCAATAGAGATTTTGCTGCCCAGTATATTAAAAAAGCTTCAGGCGGAAGTTCAGCTAGGAACTCATCTtcactgaaatgcaagaaacaaaatggTGGTTGAGATTGCTGTGGCGCGAGGCCTCCGCCCTTTCACAGCCAAGGAAGACTCCACAAGCCCTGCTTCAGTCTAGCAGGCAGCGAGCAGCATAGGTCCGCCTGTGCTGAGGCCTCAAccagcagcagggtgcaggcagacTCACCCTTCTTCACCCCACGTTTCACTACCACACAAGCTCTTATCTCGCCCACAGTAACAACCGTGTTCATCCTGCAATGAAGCAACAGCTTTTATCAGTCTCGCTCTGACCGTGTGAGGTTAACGAGAGCAGCTGTAGCCATCTCAATGGACGCTAGCGTTGGGGTTTGAAGCTGCAGCAGATGAATCCCTCCGCAGTCACGTGCCTGAAACCTTCAAGAGCTCTAAACCTGGCAACGGGTAATAAGCCTGCTAATGCTCATTTATGATGATAACGAATGCCCTGCGTTTGCTGGTACCCTCAGTCCCAAACTGTGGTTCCCTAGAGGTATAGGAGGAGACTCAGGCCTTCACGTAAGAGAACCATGAGACGATGCAGGTAGTGAGGACACCGAGCAAGGGGCCACCTACGCCAGACAGGAGGAGAGGCCCTGAGAAAGGGCGGCTGAGCCATTTCTTTCACGGACTTCAGAGACTGAGGCTGGGTCACACAGCAATCTCTGTTGAGGACGTAGGCATTGGGGAGCCCACGGATTATGGCATTCATCTGCAACATAAGATAGTCAGGTTCAAGTAATTAATATTGACACATTAAGTAATTGCTTTCATGAGGCACATATCACGGTGTCTTATGGCATGAGCCAAAGGTCCAAGCAGCTGGAGGGTCTCAGACGCACGCACAGGAGGTGGGAGACGCGCAGGGGCTCAGCCGGCATCTGCAGCTCCCAGGACACCGAGGCCTGGGCCGGTGCGTGGCCCTGTGGAGCCGGCTCCCTCCGTGAGGCCTGCAGGGACCCAGTCCATCCTGGGCAGGTGGCGGGGCTGAGCCGGCATGCCCCGACCCTCCAGGGAGAAGGGGGCACCGTGAGGGAGGGCAGCGGGTACGGAGCGAcgcaggaggagggggagccGCAGGTGACGGGTTTTCTCCCTCCTGGGCGCCCCGGGTGTGCGCCTTCCCCGTCCGACTCGGGTAAAAATGCTGTGGAGGGTTAAAACAACgaacagccccagcccctgcaaggggaggcccggggctgccggggtgAAGCCCGCGGCGGCCGGAGGGAGGGCCCAacccggccccgccccgcccgccgccatcGCCAAGCAACGGTCCGCGGCCCCCCGCGggtgctgccgccgccgccgcagcggtCCGGGCGGAGAGCAGGGGCaggcccgcggcggcggcgggccccgccgggcccaGGTACGATGtgcggctgggggggggggggctcagccggGCCCCCGCCCCAGCATAACCAGCGGCCACGGCTTTAAACAGCGGTATTTTTGCTGATGTGAGCGCGGTGTGCAGCAGTTCAGCCTCGCTGCGGTGCCTTCGGGGAGGCTGGTTTGGTGCGGGTAGAAGCGTCTCGCCGCTGACGGCTGCGCGCCCCCCGAGCCCCGGACGGGAGAGTGTTTTTAGAGAGGGGGCCCTGCGGGTGAGCAGCCCTGCGCCCCGAgtgcagccctgcgccccgaGTGCAGCCCTGCGCCAGTCGCCTGCCGGCGTCGCGGGAGGAAGCTGTGCAGCCAGGGACAGCGGGGTGAGCCGGGGTGGTGTAGCCGGCAGAAACCATCACCtcaagaaaagattaaaatggttatttctgaaattaaatccCAAGGCTGGCAGCTTGCAGACCCACGCTATGATCTGTCACCCTGAGGGATTAAAGACTTGATAGGAAAGACTGACGGTCAGTCTGCTGAGTTTAATTGCCCACAGACATTCCGCATTAACTCAGCACCACTTTTAATGCCTAACCCTTAAGGATCATATCTCCTCCCATACGTGTAAAACCGAGCAACTGGAACGCGTGAACTGCTGGAAGCAGCCACGGCCAGCGCGAAGCCCGAGCTCACGTGAGCGCTCCCGCGCGGCCCTGGAGCCGTGAGGGCGCAGATGACAGCGTCCTGCTCTCCTCAGGGGGATCGGTCTCTGTTTCTGGGTGGCATCAGCGGTAGGTAGGTGTTAAACCTGAGCATGGTCAGAGACAGCTGTAGCATTTTTTCGTATTGTAGAAGAACGTCTGCAAACACACGAGTGGGTTTCCAAGTTATTAAGGACTGGGCTGAACGCACAGCCCTCTGGGAATGCAGGCTAATGAAGAGATGGGCATCCATCTGGGCACACATTTATACAAAGTGAGTGAAATTTGTGTTCGTTTAGACCAATGACTTATCCTAGAGTTACTGTTTCATAGCTGCACTTCAAGAGCTTCTGCTTATATGATACGACTTCCTTAAAAGCAGGTAGGTGTTCTGTGttagttaaaatgttttattttcgTTACACTTAATTACCAGGGAATTTGAAACTGACATTTGTTATAGCTAGGCTTGGTGAGCCAGTTTCCTCTAAACTACTCCCTGAATGCCAGAGGTATGAAAGATGTTCCATTAATATAAGCTGACACAAACAAAGCACCAAAGGCGGCTTCCTTGTTCAGACATTACTGACAGCTTAATTTATGCTTACCTAGTGGAGACCATGATGGCACAGTTTACCATGCACTGGATTCATGTACAGCAGTGCCTTTCGCTAAAACACTGCTAGTAGCAATGTCGAGCAGTGCAGAAAAGACAAAGCTAACTGTAATCAGTAAGTTGCCTCATCCAAATGCTTAGCATAGCTACTTTCAAttaaatcattttttttcttaatatattaaTCTTTGCCCAAGGATTTGAGCCAGCTACTATAAAACTTggttagttttcctttttcttttttttttttcattttgtcatgTGACATAGTGCTGTTTAATAAGCAGACAGGAAAGACAACTCCCAGGAAAGAAAGTGGaagcaaagataaaaaatgtttcctggaACCACCACGTTATGTTTCTGTGCAAGCTCAGCAGCAGGCCTCCAGTTTCCTGGGGTCTGAAGAGAAGAACTGACTGCAAGAGACACAGCAAGATTGCTTTCTCCTTTGTGGTATTTTATGCAAATCCTATTACATCATGACTGCAACTTCAGTACTTACTTACCATGTTTCTCTCTTGTTCCTTACAAACCCCTAACCCAAGGAAGACTCTCACTAAGGAGAATTCAACTGCAGTCGGTAGAGTGAGGGAATCTCTGATCTCTATGGGGATTCAGAGAAATAATCCCAGTGCAGTTTAGATGTTGCTTCCTTCCAACACTAGCTTAAACCTGAGATGGAAGGGTACTGCAAGTCTGACTGTAAAACATCACTGTATACGTTAATATACATATTACTATTGGAATATAGTATTACATATTACTTTGGAATGTAGAAAGTCATTGTATACAGAAATTCAAATTTTGGCCACCATCTCAGTCCATTAATGAGGCCTAAGGTCCTCTTCCAATAGAAGCCTCATTCCTCACATCCTGGACCAAAGCTTGCTTCAAATCCCTTCATTTGTAGGCAATGATTCCCTCACTACAAGATATAAGATGATCCAGGGGTAATTTTAACCTACACACAACAGTCCTATGGTAAAGTTGCCATATACTTCTAACACCACtgccctgcttcccagcctcATGGAAATACCTCCTGGACCCTTTTCAAAAACCCTTCCCTATCAAGCCCCTGTGGTGACTCTCCTGGCTTTGCTCTCCACATTGTAACTCACTTGCTATGGGCTCCACAACGCTGCTTGTAGAAGAGCTCTGTGACTGCTTTGTGGTTGCCCCTCGCAGCctgttagcagcagcagccaagaCTGTACATTATATGAGACAGTCACCAAATGACAGAGTGGAGagagaaacatgttttttcatCCAGCAAGAATTTTTGAATTGGTTTTcacattcaaataaaataatgagaatCTTAAACTGTTTTGTGACTTGCAAAActtttgaattaaattaatttatattttgataatggtaaaacatttcatttcacatttgGGCTTTTAGTTTTAAAACTATGTGAGCATTTTGagaaaaagtctttctgaaccattgtcttttaaaaaatgaaaataagatattctgacaatttcaaaacaaaattcaactgaaataaaaaagctggCAAAAGATTACTTTtgttctctcaaaaaaaaagctttctattTCAACAAATGGtaatttttccacagaaaaagcaCCCCAGGCAAACTCAGCTGCACGCTGCATTGAGTACTTCCAGGTTTGACATGTTCCCTTGGTTTCTGTAGTTGTTTGGAAGGCAGAGGCTACTCATTCTGGAGTCTAAAACTCAAcctgaaaagaaagagcagggaTGTCACTCTGGTAATAGGATGTGAAGGAGTCTAGCATCTGTCCCACCcactttctatttcttttgcttgctACTTTCTGAGAGGAGGTGGAGGTCAGTATGTTAATGCTGTGCCACAATGGTCCTCAGCACAAACGCTCTTCTTTCATCCAAGACACTCTCCATTCCAAACATGGAGTCTAATCCtcagggagcagctctgcagggtttcaggaaattaaaactGAGAGAAAGAACACCACTCTCAAATCTACAGGTTCATAGGACTTTTTGCTCCCTATGCTACCAGCCAGTAGGACAGGTGTTTTAGTTTGAGTCTTGTATATTTTGAACTAGCTGAGGAGGGAAGAGCACACTTCATAAACTGTTTATATGATAATTACTGTGCCCAAAATAACTCAAAATGTGTTTCTTACCCATAAAAATAGATGGGGACCATCATCTACTTCCACTATAGATAATGGGAAATGATATTTCATTCAGAATCTACATACATTTCTATGGAACATTATTTTCTTGAGAGGAAAACAATGAGACAAGAATGTGCCCTGCTCTTCAGGAACTGGGGAGGAGCTCACTGGAGGAATAGCAGAAGATTATCAGTGAGTTAAATCAGCTTAtgtcaaaggaggaaaagaacatTGGAATCAATACATGTTTTCCTACTGTCTACCATCAGTTTTGCATCAGACTTTATAGTCTTAACCAAGAGAgtttgctcagagcagggtAACATGATACGTTAGCAGAATGTCTCAGCAATGAGCAGTTCACAGCAAGCCTTACTAGGCAAAGCTATGGCCATTAGGCTGAAGGCAGTTgcaagaaacacagagaaaattctAAGTATCCAAGAATTACAAAAGCTTTGAGGCAACTAGTGCTGTAGTAAGCTACGtcaaagaaaaagtaaacaaagtATGGAGACATATAACTTTACAGCAATCAATGCTTTGTGCTGCCTTAGCAGCTATCTGGAATCGATGCCCTTTTACATATCTTCCAGCTTAAACACAGCCTTTGACCTCTCAGTTGTGGACTGGAGAAACGCACAGGGGTGACATGCTTTGCGAATGAGAGTGACAGGCATTAAGAATACAGTGAGGGTGATGACTGCTAGCAACATGTGTGACATTGATTTCATTGTTTCCTTCCTGGcaattctattttctttcagctaGTAAGATGGAAATGATGGCAGATGACTATGATACAAGAGATGTCTTGAGGTCTTTGGTCTTCCGTCTCCATGACAATGTCCCTGCAATAGTCCGTGAGGTTTTACTGGAACGAGGCTGGACTGAATTTGATAAAAAGGAGCAAGATGACACAGACTGGAACCTGTACTGGCGGAACTCACCTTTCCATATAACAGACCACCACAGCATTAAACCATGGCAGAGGCTCAACCACTACCCAGAAGCTGTGCAGATCACCAGAAAAGACTATTTGGCAAGGCAGCTGAAACGTATGAAAGGAGCATATGGATCAGCTCTGTATGAATTTAGTCCAGTGGCATTCATCATGCCCAATGACTATGTCAAATTTATAGCAGAATACAGCAAGGAGAGACAGTCAGTAGGCAGAAGATGTAGCTACTGGATTTGCAAGCCTGTTGATCTTTCCCGTGGAAGGGGCATACTCATTTTCCAAGACATTAAAGACTTAGTATATGACTGTACAGTCATTGTGCAGAAGTACATTAGCAACCCCTTGCTCATTTCAGGGTATAAACTGGATCTGCGTCTCTATGTGTGTGTCACCAGTTTTTGCCCCCTCACCATTTACACTTACAAAGAAGGACTGGTGAGGTTTGCCACTGAAAAGTTTGACCTCAGTTCTCTGGACAACGCCTATGCCCACCTAACAAACACCAGCATCAACAAATATGGAGTTTCATACAAAAAGTATAAAGAAGGGATTGGTTGTGGCTGCAAATGGACATTCAGCAAATTTCGTTCTTACCTACGAATACTTGGGGTTGATGACATTCTCCTCTGGCAGAAGATCAATAACATAGTGATTCTCACCCTGCTTGCTGTAACCCCCTTACCAGTGGCTTCCAATTGCTTTGAGCTCTTTGGCTTTGACATCCTGATTGATGACAAATTCAAGCCGTGGCTTTTAGAAGTCAACTACAATCCGGCCTTGTGTTTAGACTGTTCCATTGATGacactgtgaaaagaaaacttcttcACGATATTGTTGAACTGCTGAACTACAAAGAGGTTGACACTTTCAGGCGAAACCAAGTGGCCGGGACAAAGGCTGGCAGAAGGCGTGTGAGCACAGCTAGTGAGAGTGTCACCGGGGAGGCTCCTGGCTTTCTCACTTGGCAAAAAGTGACTAAATgtacttctgcttcttctgtaCAACCTGCCTTGCAGGCTGCAAGAGGATCAATTCGTAAGGTGGCTACCCTGACCAAGAAAACTGCCAGAGCACATCCAAGAAAAACACTGACTTCCCAGCTGCGGGAAAGGATGAACATGCCAAAAATACCCTCCCAGGCAAAAGCTGaagctaaaaataaacagctcCCAGGAGCTGGGCGTTCTCCACACAAGCCTGCCCAACTCAGCCACCAGTTACCTACACCCAACTTCTGCAACTACGAGTTAACCATACGCCCCTATTTCCTCTCTGATAAAGACGAGAGGCCTATCCCCCGGGTAGGAGATTTTgtccttatttttcctttcaatgaaGCTGCACTTCaagcttccagggatgggacagaTGTAAAGAGAATcataaaggaaataaacaaattaGTGAGCAAACAGTTACCATCAAAACAgcagaacacaaagaaaagggTAGGCTATTTAACTTCTGTGTAACTTCATGATGTTAGGTTAAATAGACATATCATAAATGACAACTTTAGCTTGAAGGAGGTAGATGTACGGTGAAATTGTATTAGAGAGATATCTCAAACAAtagacaatttaaaaattctaatttaGCAATTACCGtgagagattattttttaaaattaaagtactaactaatttttaaagtaattcttGCAATATTAAAGTAATCCCAGAATAAAAATGGAGAGTTGCATTTctcaaaaaaccctcagaaatgCCAgtctttgtttattatttttctcagcaatctttgcttcttttcttttcctaaataaGGGGGCTTTATGACTTGAAAAACTGGTCACTTTACACTGGGGAGCATTCAACATGCACTCAGTTTACAAAGGTGCGGGTAATATGAATGACACAAAACTATCATGTTTTTGATGAATCCAGTGAGCTTCCCAGCAttcatttccagaaaataattttgcattgtATGAAACAACAGTATGAAATAACTTTAACTTTATGATCAGCAGGATTCTGTAGAAATACTTATcgaaattaattttgaaaaaatctaTATACTGCTccagtgttttgtttcagataaactcttaataaataaataattaggCTTCCCAAGGTAACAGAGGACAGAATAGAAACTGCAAATGTCATGTTCAGAAGACTGGATCAAACCTCTCTCTCACAGACTCTGCATTAGCCACCTGGTGGGTACAGCGGTTAGgcagctttgttttgcttgcagtAAAACTTTGGTGATCAGCTGTGCATGGAAAAATACTAACCACTGAACAGAAGCACTTGAGATGATGGTCAAAATATTACCCTTCCCTTGTACATCTTTGCTGCCCCCAGCTGTTTGAATGGAAGTAACTGTTCAGAAGTCACAGCGTATTCTAAATTTGATTCAAAATTGAGGCCAAATACTGGCTGCAGCATGCTTCTGCTAATGCCAGAAAACCTGTGGAAAGACAAGAATTGGGGTTTACCAACTGTGTTTCATCTCCCTGAAGGATTCATAAAATTTTGTTCACTATAAACCCTCTAGGACAAAAAGCCCAGTAAAGTAGGTATGTGTATTGCTACAGTTTACATAAGCAGTCACACTTAAATGAGATTATTTGTGTTCCTACAACCATGAACTATAGCTGGTGGAGCCATTACTGCTTCTGGTTAACTAATACAAGTGGAAGTTAGAGGAGATAGGGTGTGCAAATCAGcctgagaaaaataatgtgGCATGTGTCAGAACTGGTCTGTGAAGGACCCCCAGTTATAACATACCTGACAGAGCTTGTCATTTACATAAgtgtttttctgtctcctccttTTCAAACCAAATTTGTGCCCCTTATTTCAATAATCCTTTTGCTATTACACTATAAAATATTACTTGAAAAACATGTCTTGATAAAAACAGTAAACTGGTTGACAAAAGTACTATGAAATCCTCAGTAGTCTCACTCTTTGATTTCACCAATGGAATTTTTGCCATTGATTTGCCAGAAAGTAGAACCAGGCCCATACTGACATACCATTACAACCTCCCTGTAAGCAGGAGCTAACAAGGTGAATGCACACATCAGCAAGGTGTCTGCATGCACAACAGTTCTAGAGACTGACATGTGTATCCCCCATGTATTATACCTGTGCAGGGTCGCAAGCCTAATTATTCCAGAATCAGAATGCTTCCTGCAAGTACAGTAGAGAGTGCTTAATGAAGCAAGGAGCAAGCAGCATGCAAACAAAATTGTTCCTTACTTAATTTACAATTAGAAGGGATTATATACGCAGGTTATTGAATGGCAAATGGTGATTTAAGGCTAAAAGCTGCAGACAAAGCCTGTTTTCTGTATTACTATAGAAACAAAGAGAATGTCAGCATATTAACCGGAGAACAGGGACCTTTTGTTAAAAGGAATTCCTTGGAATAAAAACAGCGGTCCTTTACAGAATATTAGTATCACATCTAGTTTC
This genomic interval from Pelecanus crispus isolate bPelCri1 chromosome 3, bPelCri1.pri, whole genome shotgun sequence contains the following:
- the TTLL2 gene encoding putative tubulin polyglutamylase TTLL2, which produces MEMMADDYDTRDVLRSLVFRLHDNVPAIVREVLLERGWTEFDKKEQDDTDWNLYWRNSPFHITDHHSIKPWQRLNHYPEAVQITRKDYLARQLKRMKGAYGSALYEFSPVAFIMPNDYVKFIAEYSKERQSVGRRCSYWICKPVDLSRGRGILIFQDIKDLVYDCTVIVQKYISNPLLISGYKLDLRLYVCVTSFCPLTIYTYKEGLVRFATEKFDLSSLDNAYAHLTNTSINKYGVSYKKYKEGIGCGCKWTFSKFRSYLRILGVDDILLWQKINNIVILTLLAVTPLPVASNCFELFGFDILIDDKFKPWLLEVNYNPALCLDCSIDDTVKRKLLHDIVELLNYKEVDTFRRNQVAGTKAGRRRVSTASESVTGEAPGFLTWQKVTKCTSASSVQPALQAARGSIRKVATLTKKTARAHPRKTLTSQLRERMNMPKIPSQAKAEAKNKQLPGAGRSPHKPAQLSHQLPTPNFCNYELTIRPYFLSDKDERPIPRVGDFVLIFPFNEAALQASRDGTDVKRIIKEINKLVSKQLPSKQQNTKKRVGYLTSV